The Candidatus Deferrimicrobiaceae bacterium sequence GTCTCGACGATCTCTCCTGACAGCTCGGGAAGCCCTTCCTTGCCGTCAGGCCAGGTGCGGCGAAAGATCTGGATCGTGTTTTCGACGAAGTCCATCGACAGGTAGGCGTCGGACTGGAAGATCCGGATCTTCCGTTGCTTCCGGGCCGAAACCCGGCTGGCGGTGACGTTCGCCACGCATCCGTTCGCAAATAGAAGGCGGGCGTTGGCGATGTCGATGTTCGGCGAAATGACGGGCACCCCGACCGCATGGATGCGGGTGACCGGCGACCGCACGAACGAAAGGATGAGGTCGATGTCGTGGATCATGAGGTCGAGCACGACGTCGACGTCGGTCCCCCGGCCGCCGAAGGGTCCCAGCCGGTGACATTCGATGAAGCGGGGCTCGGTCAGGATGGAAGCGGCCGAGACGACGGCCGGGTTGAACCGCTCGAGGTGGCCGATCTGGAACACGAGCTTGCGTTTCTGAGCCTCGCGGACCAGCGCCCTGCCCTCGCGGACGGTGGCGGCGATCGGTTTTTCGAGCAGCACGTGGACGCCCGCCTTCATCGCGTCCATGGCAATGCGGTAATGCGCGGTCGTCGGGACCGCGATCGAGACCGCGTCGACGAGTTTCAGCAGCGCGCGATGGTCCGGGAAAAAGGGGACGGAATATTCTTTCGAGACCGCTTCTCCGTGCGCGACGCTGGTATCCGAGATGCCGACGAAATCGACGTCGTCGAACGACGCCATCTTCTGGGCGTGAAGCCTGCCGAGGTACCCGACTCCGATGACACCGATGCGTGTTTTCATCGCTCTACCTCAGCACGCCGCGCTTGCTGGACCGGATGAACCCGATCAGCCGGCGCACTTCGGCGGATTGCTCGATTTCGGCCTCGGCTTTCATGAGGGCATCCTTCAGGGGGAGCTCGGACCGGAAGATGACGCGATAGGCCTTCTTGAGCAGGTCGATCGCCTCTGCGGACATCCCGGCCCTCTGGAGCCCGATGACGTTCAGCCCGAAGAGCGACCGGTTGCGCCCTTGACGGGCTGCTACCGCCTTGACGTACGGCGGGACATCCTGGGAGATCCCGGACATCCCCCCGACGATCGCGAGGGTGCCGATGCTGACGAACTGGTGCACGGCGCTGAGGCCGCCGATGAAGGCGCCGTCCTCGATGTGGACATGCCCCGCGAGAGTTGCGGCATTGGCCATGATGACCCGGCTCCCGACCTGGCAATCGTGCGCGATGTGGACATAGGCCATGATCATGGAGTTGCTTCCGACCCTCGTGATGCCCTCGCCGGTCACTGTCCCCCGGTTGATCGTGGCATATTCCCGGACGATGACGTCATCCCCGATCTCGACCCAGGTCTCTTCACCACGGTACTTGAGGTCCTGGGGAGGGGCGCCGATCGATGCGAAGGAGGAGACCTTGACGTTACGCCCCAGCCGGGCATGCGACTCGACGACGGCGTGGGAGCCGATCGAGCATCCGTCCCCGATCGTGACGTTGGGACCGATGACGACATAGGGACCGACGGAGACCTCCTTGCCCACCTCCGCTCCCGGATCGATAATGGCGGTCGGATGGATCATTTGCTGCCTCCCTCCCCTTTCGATTCGTCGTCCGGCGCTGCGACCAGGGTCGCGGTGACATCGGCCTTGGCGACGATCACGCCCTCGACCTTGACCTCGCCATGCATCTTCCAGACGGGCCCCTTGTGGGCGGTCACGTCGATCTCGATCCTTAACTGATCGCCCGGGACGACCGGCTTCCGGAATTTGCAGTTGTCGATCGACGCGAAATAGGCGAGCCGTTTCTCGCCGCCCAGCGCCTTGAGCGCAAGAATGCCGCCAACCTGGGCCATCGCCTCGACGATGAGCACGCCCGGCATGATCGGGTGACCGGGAAAATGGCCCTGGAAGAAGGGCTCGTTGATCGTCACGTTCTTCAGGCCGACGATCCGCTTCTCGGGATCATGCTCGACGATGCGGTCGACGAGCAGGAACGGAAACCGGTGCGGCAGCAGCGCCATGATTTCATTGACCGACATCATCCTAGGATTCCCCCTGCGCAGGATTGGGCTTTTCAAGCCTCGAGACGCGGCGGAACAGTTCGGGGAGCTTCGGCAGGAGCGTTGCCATCCGGAGCCAGGTCCCGTGGGGCATCGCCGGGATTCCCGACCAGACCCGCGAGGTAGACGCCTTCAGGGTGTCGGGAACGCCGGACTTCGCGCCGAGCATGATGCCGTCCTCGATCTCGAGGTGTCCGGCAAGGCCGGCCTGCCCGCCGATCATGACCCTGTTCCCGATCTTGCAGCTTCCGGATATCCCAGCCTGCGACGCGATCACCGTGTCGGTTCCGATGACGACGTTGTGCCCGACCTGGACCAGGTTGTCGAGCTTCGTGCCACGCCCGATGCGCGTGACGCCCAATGCCGCGCGATCGACCGTGGTGTTGGCTCCGATCTCGACATCGTCGGCGATCTCGACCGTGCCGACCTGCGGGATTTTCTTGTACCCGGAACGGGAAGGTGCGAACCCGAAGCCGTCGCTGCCGATAACGCTTCCGGAGTGCAGGATCACCCGGTTCCCGATGACAACATCGTCGTAAAGGACGACGTTCGGATAGATCCGGCATCCTGCGCCGATCTTGACGTTTCGGCCGACGACGACGCCCTGGAAGAGGATGGTGCCTTCTCCGACGGTTGCCCCATCGGCAATCGAAACAAAGGCGGAAACGGCCACGCCCGAGCCGATCGATGCATCGGGATGGATGTCGGCCTTCGGCGAAACCCCGGCAGGCGGCATGTACGGCGGGTGGAACAGTTCGACCGCGCCGGCGAAAGCGTAGTAAGGGTTATCCGAGATCAGAAACGTCGCGGAGGAACCCGGGATCGGCTCTTTCGTGATGATTGCGGAAGCCTTCGAATGGGCAGCCATCGAAACATATTTCCCCTGTGCGATGAAGGAAACCTGCCCCGGACCGGCCTCGTCGAGAGGAGCGACGCCCGTGACGACCATCTCGGACGGGCCTTCGATCCGGGCGGAGATTTTCGAGGCCAGCTCGGCCAGCGTCATGCTATTTGGCAACGGGGGCCTCCTTTGCGGGCTGTTCGACCTTGTTGACCAGCGCAAGAACCTTGCTCGTGATATCGAGGGACGGAGAAGCGTGAAGGACGACGTTCCCCTGGCCGCTGTCGAGGAGCAGGTCGATCTTCTCCTCGGTCACGACCGACATCACCTTTCCCTCGATATCCTTCAGGATGTCGCGCGTCATGTCGGCCTGGCGCCCCTGCATTTCCTTTTCGGCTTCCTGCCGCAGCTTTTCGAATTCGGCGACTTTCGCCGCGAACTTGTCTTCCTTGTCCTTGAGTTTGCCCTTGCCCTTGTCCTTGTCGAGGAGGACTTTCATCTTGTCGAGCTCCTCCTTGAGCTTCTGGGCCTCTTCCTTCCGGGCGTCGATCCCCTTCCGAAGTTCGTCGAACCGGGCCTCGAGCTTTTTCTTGGCGACCTTGCCGGCCTCGGATTCGTTGAGGATCCGGGCGACGTCGATCACCGCCACCTTGAGCCCGTCGGCGTGGGCCGCGATGTCGGTGAACGAGAGGACCGCCGTCATGCATGCGGCCGCGAATGCCAGCTTGTGGATACGCATCAAACTGTACCTCCTGATTGTCAGAATGCGGTTCCGATCGTGAATTCGGCGACCTTCCTGGACTCGCCGGGCTTGGGAGAAAGGTTCCACCCCCACTCGAACCGGAGCGGCCCCATCGGTGAGTACCAGCGGACGCCGAAGCCCGTCGAATAGCGCAACCCCTCATCTTTTCCGGGCCACTCGCCCTGTCGCCACGTATTGCCCGCGTCGAAGAAGAAGACGCCCTTGAAACCGATGTCGTTCATCAGCGGGAATACATATTCGACGTTCAGCACCAGCTCCTTGTTGCCGCCATAGAGCTCTCCGGTGTTGGGATCGGCCGGCGAAAGGCTCCGGGACTTGAAGCCGCGAATGCTGTAGGGCCCCCCGAGGAAGAAGCGTTCGAAGATCGGCACTCGCCCGCCGCCCTCCGTGCTCACGACGTGGCCCCACGTCAGGTTGCCGGAAAGCACCGAGGATTCGGTGACCGGGAAAAATACCTTCTCGGTCAGGAAATATTTTGCGAACTGGCTCGTGCCGCCCATCGGTCCGCCGGCGTATTCGACGACCGCAGACTGGACGGACCCTTTCGAAGGGTCTACGAACCGGTCGGTGCTGTTCCGGGTCAGATTCGCCGACAGGGAATGGGTCTGCTGGGTCCCCTTGTTGAATTCGTCGAGAAGGATGGAGGAGACGGTTGTGGGGTTGGTGGCGGTGATCCGGCTGGTGTCATGCCGGTAGCTCAGGCTGCCGCTGACCAGTCGGGAAAAATTGTAGCCGAGCCCGAGCTTCCCTCCGCGCGCCTTCCGCTTGAAATCGGTATATTCGGTATCGCTGTTGTAGGCGTTCAGGAGCAGGCTGTAATCGGTGTCGAACAGGTTCGGATCCCGGAAGTCGAGGCTGAACACGGTCTTTCGCGCGCCGAACTGGGAATTGAGGGAACTTTTCCAGCCGCGCCCGAACAGGTTGTTCTCGCTGACCTGGACCACGCCGAAAAGCTTGTCGACGGAGCTGAACCCGAGTCCTCCGGAAAGCGTTCCGGTAGGGCCTTCCTGCAACTCGACCTTTACGTCTTTCTCGTCGGGCACGGTCGACTGGGAGGTCGTGATCTTGACGTCCTTGAAGTAAGAAGTCCGGACCAGATTTTCCTTGCTCTCCTTGAGCGCGGATTCGGAGTAAAGCTTTCCGTCAACGGCCTCGAGCTGCCTTCGTGCGATCCGGTCGAACGTCTTGGTGTTGCCTGCGATCTCGACGCGCCCGAAAC is a genomic window containing:
- a CDS encoding Gfo/Idh/MocA family oxidoreductase, which translates into the protein MKTRIGVIGVGYLGRLHAQKMASFDDVDFVGISDTSVAHGEAVSKEYSVPFFPDHRALLKLVDAVSIAVPTTAHYRIAMDAMKAGVHVLLEKPIAATVREGRALVREAQKRKLVFQIGHLERFNPAVVSAASILTEPRFIECHRLGPFGGRGTDVDVVLDLMIHDIDLILSFVRSPVTRIHAVGVPVISPNIDIANARLLFANGCVANVTASRVSARKQRKIRIFQSDAYLSMDFVENTIQIFRRTWPDGKEGLPELSGEIVETGKSDHLRDEIHAFVECASGNGSPRVTGADGLAALEVAFRILGKMRSR
- the lpxA gene encoding acyl-ACP--UDP-N-acetylglucosamine O-acyltransferase; translated protein: MIHPTAIIDPGAEVGKEVSVGPYVVIGPNVTIGDGCSIGSHAVVESHARLGRNVKVSSFASIGAPPQDLKYRGEETWVEIGDDVIVREYATINRGTVTGEGITRVGSNSMIMAYVHIAHDCQVGSRVIMANAATLAGHVHIEDGAFIGGLSAVHQFVSIGTLAIVGGMSGISQDVPPYVKAVAARQGRNRSLFGLNVIGLQRAGMSAEAIDLLKKAYRVIFRSELPLKDALMKAEAEIEQSAEVRRLIGFIRSSKRGVLR
- the fabZ gene encoding 3-hydroxyacyl-ACP dehydratase FabZ; translated protein: MMSVNEIMALLPHRFPFLLVDRIVEHDPEKRIVGLKNVTINEPFFQGHFPGHPIMPGVLIVEAMAQVGGILALKALGGEKRLAYFASIDNCKFRKPVVPGDQLRIEIDVTAHKGPVWKMHGEVKVEGVIVAKADVTATLVAAPDDESKGEGGSK
- the lpxD gene encoding UDP-3-O-(3-hydroxymyristoyl)glucosamine N-acyltransferase, coding for MPNSMTLAELASKISARIEGPSEMVVTGVAPLDEAGPGQVSFIAQGKYVSMAAHSKASAIITKEPIPGSSATFLISDNPYYAFAGAVELFHPPYMPPAGVSPKADIHPDASIGSGVAVSAFVSIADGATVGEGTILFQGVVVGRNVKIGAGCRIYPNVVLYDDVVIGNRVILHSGSVIGSDGFGFAPSRSGYKKIPQVGTVEIADDVEIGANTTVDRAALGVTRIGRGTKLDNLVQVGHNVVIGTDTVIASQAGISGSCKIGNRVMIGGQAGLAGHLEIEDGIMLGAKSGVPDTLKASTSRVWSGIPAMPHGTWLRMATLLPKLPELFRRVSRLEKPNPAQGES
- a CDS encoding OmpH family outer membrane protein, which codes for MRIHKLAFAAACMTAVLSFTDIAAHADGLKVAVIDVARILNESEAGKVAKKKLEARFDELRKGIDARKEEAQKLKEELDKMKVLLDKDKGKGKLKDKEDKFAAKVAEFEKLRQEAEKEMQGRQADMTRDILKDIEGKVMSVVTEEKIDLLLDSGQGNVVLHASPSLDITSKVLALVNKVEQPAKEAPVAK
- the bamA gene encoding outer membrane protein assembly factor BamA, encoding MKKVLLSVIVSILLLAVTAGVAMPEGFKVVDIEVVGANRIKPSSILQNLKTRVGRDFDLQDIRDDVKTIWKMGFYTDVRFDSEEVADGYKLTIIVAEKPVVSRVTLEGNKELDNAELKAAISLKERDLYNEDKVRESVRKMTELYHNKGYYDAAIDSSVTEDIDGSMKAMFRVREGEKIKIAKIRFDGNLYLSDSEIRKVLETKERGFFSFITDSGTFKQDVLQNDILRIEALYSNNGFLDSKVTDPKISRGADGLVVSIRIFEGKQYRVGDISVGGESSVPTERLRESVRLKKGEIFDRELLIQDLQNLSTMLKDKGYAEANVRPVVEKHKDYPLADVKYVLEQGTLFRFGRVEIAGNTKTFDRIARRQLEAVDGKLYSESALKESKENLVRTSYFKDVKITTSQSTVPDEKDVKVELQEGPTGTLSGGLGFSSVDKLFGVVQVSENNLFGRGWKSSLNSQFGARKTVFSLDFRDPNLFDTDYSLLLNAYNSDTEYTDFKRKARGGKLGLGYNFSRLVSGSLSYRHDTSRITATNPTTVSSILLDEFNKGTQQTHSLSANLTRNSTDRFVDPSKGSVQSAVVEYAGGPMGGTSQFAKYFLTEKVFFPVTESSVLSGNLTWGHVVSTEGGGRVPIFERFFLGGPYSIRGFKSRSLSPADPNTGELYGGNKELVLNVEYVFPLMNDIGFKGVFFFDAGNTWRQGEWPGKDEGLRYSTGFGVRWYSPMGPLRFEWGWNLSPKPGESRKVAEFTIGTAF